ACTCGTTCCACCTCTCCTCCAAAGTCAGCGTGACCCGGAGTGTCTACGATATTAATGCGAGTGCCCTTGTATTTTACCGAAGTGTTCTTGGCAAGGATGGTGATTCCTTTTTCTTGTTCCAAAGTGTTGGAATCCATGAGTCTTTCTCGGTCTTCTTTTGCGGTTACGGCGCCCGTATGGCGAAGGATACAATCTGTTAGTGTCGTCTTACCGTGGTCGACGTGTGCGATGATGGCGATGTTGCGAATTTCCATTGTTTTTACCAGAAATTCTAATCCAGTTAGGCTGTAAATGGGGATTTCAGTTTGACAAGAGGTGCCCATCAGAAATCCTGGTAAGAACTACATTCGAGAAAGAGATTAGGATAGTTATATGTTCGCCATCATTGAACTTGGAGCCAAACAATTTAAAGTGTCTCCTGACCAGGTATTCGTCGCAGAAAAAACAGGAAACTCGGTTGGAAGCACAGTAGAAACGAAAGTCCTACTCCTTTCCGATAATAACAAAGTCAATATCGGTTCCCCAGCATTGTCTGGTGCGAAAGTGACTTTGAAAGTATTAGAAGACTGTAAGGGTGACAAAATCCACGGTTTCAAATACAAAAAGAGAAAAAACTACAAGAAGTCTTGGGGTCATAGACAACAACTCCAAAAACTCCAAGTAGTTTCTA
This genomic window from Leptospira bandrabouensis contains:
- the rplU gene encoding 50S ribosomal protein L21, producing the protein MFAIIELGAKQFKVSPDQVFVAEKTGNSVGSTVETKVLLLSDNNKVNIGSPALSGAKVTLKVLEDCKGDKIHGFKYKKRKNYKKSWGHRQQLQKLQVVSISG